One Gammaproteobacteria bacterium genomic window, TAGGTGAGGCTGTCCACCGAGAATACGCGCTTGATGACGCGGTTGTCCTCCGCGAGGATACGCGCGTTCATGCGGCGGCGGAATGCGTTGAATTCTTCTGCGCGCTTGCCCATAGGCGCGCTAATTCCACAGGATCGTGCGGCCCAGGGCCGACTGGATCAGCCACACCGCAAATTTGCCGGTGCGGTTCTCGATGTCGAGGATGGGATTGAGCTCCACCACTTCCATGCTGAGCAAGCGCTTGCTCCGGGCTATGGTTTCGCACACCAGGTGCGATTCGCGGAAATTGAGTCCGCCCGGCACGGGCGTGCCGGTGCCGGGGGCCACCGCGGGATCGGAACCGTCTAGGTCATAGGACAAGTGAATGCCGCCGGTCGCGCGGCCGAGAATCTGCATGGCTTCTTCCAGGCAGGCACCGGCACCACGGGAATCAATTTCGCTCATGGTGAACACCCGCACTCCGGTCTTTTTTACCAGCTGCGCTTCGCCACGATCCACTTCGCGCACGCCGAATATCACCACATGTTCCGGCGACAGCGCGGCACCGTCGCCGCTGATGCTGGTCAATTCCTCGGGCCCGTATCCGAGCAGTGTGGCGAGCGGCATGCCATGAATGTTCCCCGAGGGGCTGCTGTCGGGAGTATTCATGTCGGTGTGCGCATCCACCCACAGTACCCCCAAGGATTTGCCTTGGCCTTTCAGGTAACGCGAAACTCCGGCAATCGAGCCGATGGCCTGGGAGTGATCGCCGCCCAGCAGCAACGGGAATTCACCCTGTTGCAACGAGCGTTCCACCCGGTCGGCAAGTTCGCGGCAGACTTCATTGATCACGCCGAGATAGCGCGTGCGCAGGTCACCGACTTCGGCGGATTCCTGCGATACCTGGCCGAGGTTATATACGCCCACAACCTTGTGCCCGAGTTTTTCCAGCGCGGGTACCACGCCCGCGACATGCATGGCGGAGGAGCCCATGTCGGTGCCGCGGCGGCCCGCACCCAGATCCAGGTGCACATTGGTGATGAGTACTTTTTTGGTCATGCGGAAGCAGAATGACGTCTGACCGTGATTGCGTGCGTGAAATTCTAACATGCCGGTTTGCACGGCCTGGAATACGCATATATGCAGAGCGTCACGCTATACTTTATGCGGCATGGCCACTGGCCGCGCAAGCAACTGTGGAGGATTTCATGAGTGCAGAATTCAAGGCGCTGTCGGTGATGGCGGTTCCCGCGGGCGCCGCGTTGATGCGCCCCAATCAGCAGCGTCCGGAGCACGTGACCCTGCAAAATCCGGCGCTGGATGTCATGACGGATCTCACCCGCGTGGCGGCTGCCAGCGTGAATCCCAACCAGCCGCTGGACAAGGCTGAGGAACACATGCGCAACGTCGGCGTGCGCCTGTTGTTTGTGCTCAACGAATCGGGCGATGTGGTCGGGCTCATCACGCTCAACGATCTGAAGGGCATGCGTCCCATGCGCTTCCAGCAGCAGATGGGCGTTAGCCGCAGCGAAGTCCTGGTGCGTGACATCATGACTGCGCGTGACAGTTTCGAGGCTCTGAGCATGGCCGAGGTATCCGATGCGCGCGTCGGCGACATCATCCAGACACTCAAGCGCACCGGACGTCAGCACGCGCTGGTGATCGCACGCACGCCCGATGGCCCGGCGATCCGCGGGATTTTTTCCGCACGTCAGGTCGGCCGGCAATTGGGCGTGCAGATTGACACTACGGGCATTGCCTACACGTTCGCCGAACTCGAAGCGGCATTGATCCATTGAGGCACGTGCGCACGCACTGCATGCGAACGCATATTACGGCAGAGCCTGCATGTGGCGCCTGATTGCCGGCGCGGTGATGATCAGTTTCTCCGCGGTGTTTGTGGAGCTGGTCTCGGTGTCGCCCGCCACCAGCGCTTTCTACCGCGTGCTGTTCGGCGGGTTGATCCTGTTGGCTATCGTGCTGTGGCGGCGCGAGCGTCTGCGGCTCAAGCCCGCGGCCCTGACGGCGTGCGGACTCGCGGCGCTGTTTTTCGCGCTGGACCTGAGTTTCTGGCACCGCAGCATTCTGTATGTGGGCCCGGGCGTCGCGACCCTGCTGGCGAATTTTCAGGTGTTCCTGCTGGCGGCGGCCGGGGTGATCGCGTTCCGCGAGCGTCTCACCTGGTTCCAGATGGTTGCGATTCCGCTCGCGATACTGGGTTTGATATTGCTCGTGGGCTTCGACTGGTCCGAGTTTTCGACCGGTTACAGGACCGGCGTGATCCTGGGATTGATAACCGCCTGTTGCTATGCCGGTTATATCCTCACGCTGCGCCGCGTGCGCGTGGCGGAGATCGCGGGGTCCGCATTCGTCACCATGATGGCGGTGTCGCTCATGAGCGCCGTCCTGCTTGGGCTTGCCATGGGGCCGGAGCACGCCTCCTTCGCGATTCCCACCTGGAAAGACGCCGGCTGGCTGGTGGGTTACGGAGTGTTTGGCCAGGTGTTGGGCTGGGTGCTGATTTCCAGCGGCCTTTCCAGGGTGCGCGCCTCTCAGGTCGGACTGGTGCTGCTGCTGCAGCCGGTGTGCGCGTTCATATGGGACGTGAGCATCTTCGGCCGGCGCTTTACCGCGGTGGAGATTGCGGGCGCCGTGTTGGCGTTGGCCGCGATCT contains:
- a CDS encoding DMT family transporter, translating into MWRLIAGAVMISFSAVFVELVSVSPATSAFYRVLFGGLILLAIVLWRRERLRLKPAALTACGLAALFFALDLSFWHRSILYVGPGVATLLANFQVFLLAAAGVIAFRERLTWFQMVAIPLAILGLILLVGFDWSEFSTGYRTGVILGLITACCYAGYILTLRRVRVAEIAGSAFVTMMAVSLMSAVLLGLAMGPEHASFAIPTWKDAGWLVGYGVFGQVLGWVLISSGLSRVRASQVGLVLLLQPVCAFIWDVSIFGRRFTAVEIAGAVLALAAIYLGTVRRTPIPLRQTP
- the rocF gene encoding arginase, producing MTKKVLITNVHLDLGAGRRGTDMGSSAMHVAGVVPALEKLGHKVVGVYNLGQVSQESAEVGDLRTRYLGVINEVCRELADRVERSLQQGEFPLLLGGDHSQAIGSIAGVSRYLKGQGKSLGVLWVDAHTDMNTPDSSPSGNIHGMPLATLLGYGPEELTSISGDGAALSPEHVVIFGVREVDRGEAQLVKKTGVRVFTMSEIDSRGAGACLEEAMQILGRATGGIHLSYDLDGSDPAVAPGTGTPVPGGLNFRESHLVCETIARSKRLLSMEVVELNPILDIENRTGKFAVWLIQSALGRTILWN
- a CDS encoding CBS domain-containing protein yields the protein MSAEFKALSVMAVPAGAALMRPNQQRPEHVTLQNPALDVMTDLTRVAAASVNPNQPLDKAEEHMRNVGVRLLFVLNESGDVVGLITLNDLKGMRPMRFQQQMGVSRSEVLVRDIMTARDSFEALSMAEVSDARVGDIIQTLKRTGRQHALVIARTPDGPAIRGIFSARQVGRQLGVQIDTTGIAYTFAELEAALIH